In Dehalococcoidia bacterium, a genomic segment contains:
- a CDS encoding ABC transporter permease — translation MTQYIIKRLLLAVLVLWIVSVIVFSAVRVIPGDICKIVTAAPDVDAKQCASIKHGLGLDKPVVTQYLSYMGGIFHGDFGTALISKRKVWPEIRTRIPLTLELSLIATIFAMALALPIGIISAVKRDGPADYGLRLLTIGWLSIPGFWLGTMLIIYPAKWWGYSPPPGYTDIWNDPLKNLQQLYLPAIALGLALSASLARITRSSMLEVLRQDYVRTARAKGLVGRVVVTRHALKNAMIPVITLFAVQFGFLLGGTVVLESIFSLPGLGLLTLSSVLIKDYPVVQGLVLFFAIVLILINLLVDISYAWFDPRIRYA, via the coding sequence GTGACCCAGTACATCATCAAGCGGTTGCTGCTCGCGGTGCTCGTGCTCTGGATCGTGAGCGTGATCGTCTTCTCCGCCGTGCGCGTGATTCCCGGTGACATCTGCAAGATCGTGACGGCGGCGCCGGATGTCGATGCCAAACAGTGCGCCTCGATCAAGCACGGCCTCGGCCTGGACAAGCCGGTGGTCACGCAATACCTGAGCTACATGGGCGGCATCTTCCACGGCGACTTCGGCACGGCGCTGATCAGCAAGCGCAAGGTCTGGCCGGAGATCCGCACCCGCATTCCGCTGACGCTGGAGCTGTCGCTGATCGCCACGATCTTTGCGATGGCGCTGGCGCTGCCGATCGGCATCATCTCTGCCGTCAAGCGCGACGGCCCCGCGGACTACGGCCTGCGGCTGCTGACGATCGGTTGGCTCAGCATTCCCGGCTTCTGGCTGGGCACGATGCTGATCATCTATCCGGCCAAGTGGTGGGGCTACAGCCCGCCGCCGGGCTACACCGACATCTGGAACGACCCGCTGAAGAACCTGCAGCAGCTATACTTACCCGCGATCGCCCTGGGCCTGGCGCTGAGCGCGAGCCTGGCCCGCATCACGCGCTCGTCGATGCTCGAGGTGCTGCGCCAGGACTACGTGCGCACGGCGCGGGCGAAAGGGCTCGTCGGCCGCGTGGTGGTCACGCGGCACGCGCTGAAGAACGCGATGATCCCGGTGATCACGCTGTTCGCCGTGCAGTTCGGCTTTCTGCTGGGCGGCACGGTCGTGCTGGAGTCGATCTTCAGCCTGCCCGGGCTGGGCCTGCTCACGCTCTCATCGGTGCTGATCAAGGACTACCCGGTGGTGCAGGGGCTGGTGCTGTTCTTCGCCATCGTGCTGATCCTGATCAATCTGCTCGTCGATATCAGCTACGCGTGGTTTGATCCGCGCATCAGGTACGCGTGA
- a CDS encoding ABC transporter permease has product MARDRTPASAAALPASALPELARQRRGGQDLLRRLGRTARGKPLGAISALIVLLLVVMAIIGPAISPYDPIKPNGLITRQAPSAAHPFGTDQIGRDILSRVIAGARPSLEVGLLSVAFGTLIGAAFGVVSGYFGGVTDFVIQRVMDAILSIPPLILAIAVAAVLGIGLRNVIIAIAIVITPASARIVRSAALTVRANTYIEAVQAVGASDLRIIWRHVLPNVMAPIIVIASIQIGVAILAEAALSFLGLGTQAPNPSWGADLAAARTIVTIAVWVSIFPGLAISIVVLAFNMLGDALRDILDPRLRGAS; this is encoded by the coding sequence ATGGCGCGTGATCGGACCCCGGCCTCCGCGGCAGCGTTGCCGGCGTCGGCGCTGCCCGAGCTGGCGCGGCAACGCCGCGGCGGCCAGGATCTGCTGCGCCGGCTGGGCAGAACGGCGCGCGGCAAGCCGCTGGGCGCGATCTCGGCGCTGATCGTCCTGCTGCTGGTGGTGATGGCGATCATCGGCCCGGCGATCAGTCCCTACGACCCGATCAAGCCGAACGGCCTGATCACGAGGCAGGCGCCGTCGGCGGCACATCCCTTCGGCACGGACCAGATCGGGCGCGACATTCTCAGCCGCGTGATCGCGGGGGCGCGGCCGTCGCTTGAGGTCGGGCTGCTTTCCGTCGCCTTCGGCACGCTGATCGGCGCGGCCTTCGGCGTGGTCAGCGGCTACTTCGGCGGCGTGACGGACTTTGTGATCCAGCGCGTAATGGACGCGATCCTCAGCATTCCACCCCTGATCCTGGCGATCGCGGTGGCGGCCGTGCTGGGCATTGGCCTGCGCAACGTGATTATCGCGATCGCGATCGTGATCACGCCGGCCTCGGCGCGCATCGTGCGCAGCGCGGCGCTGACCGTGCGCGCCAACACCTACATCGAGGCCGTGCAGGCGGTCGGCGCAAGCGACCTGCGCATCATCTGGCGCCACGTGCTGCCGAACGTGATGGCGCCGATCATCGTGATCGCCAGCATTCAGATCGGCGTGGCCATCCTGGCCGAGGCGGCGCTCAGCTTTCTGGGGCTGGGCACGCAGGCGCCGAACCCGTCCTGGGGCGCCGATCTTGCGGCAGCGCGTACGATCGTCACGATCGCCGTCTGGGTCTCGATCTTTCCCGGCCTGGCGATCAGCATCGTCGTGCTCGCCTTCAACATGCTCGGCGACGCCCTGCGCGATATCCTCGACCCGCGGCTGCGCGGCGCCTCCTGA
- a CDS encoding ABC transporter substrate-binding protein — MFQTRSRQPRRLARREALRAAALGGLALSFVPACSGGKRAGGPATPTAGRGGTPSPTLPPGETTPGRGSAAETNGRPGGTLALAMPGVPAGFDPVAQNAALTPAFVALACNGLLAPRNGNARVPDPADTALVPDLAAAMPEQPDATTYLFHLRPEARWQQTAPVGGRPFIATDVQAHFSRALGERSALKLALAPLERVEAVDDHTVRFVLKAAYAPFLALIAGGPDRFILPRETAQAGTSRTLLIGTGPFLLAQHTPGQPDIFSRNAAYWKRDARGTALPYLDGLSWLSLPDAAARVQALQARQALVSAALEPAAFDQLRASNANDFDFEEAPGVADALFMRVDRPPFNDKRVRQALSLAIDRPALIQALGKGHGVTDLPIPALLRLPPLPDGPGQPGRLFTRDIQAARQLLAAAGVPSGLQTTLTFTPQYGATFVQEASLLRGYLHEIGIEATPHQVDYAAYLSTAFVGRFEGLALGQRQPHADADPYLSDVYVPGAIGYQDGSNDAALQALIARQRAELDGAARLALLGQIQGYLADAAYRVYPPAIGHGYARAKAMRNWRGSEWPAAALEAAWLQA, encoded by the coding sequence ATGTTCCAGACCCGGTCCCGGCAGCCGCGGCGCCTGGCGCGGCGCGAGGCGCTGCGCGCGGCGGCGCTGGGCGGGCTGGCGCTCAGCTTCGTACCGGCCTGCAGCGGCGGCAAGCGCGCCGGCGGCCCGGCCACGCCCACGGCGGGCCGCGGCGGCACGCCGAGCCCCACGCTGCCGCCCGGCGAAACCACGCCCGGCCGAGGCTCCGCCGCCGAGACGAATGGCCGGCCCGGCGGCACGTTGGCGCTGGCGATGCCGGGTGTGCCGGCCGGCTTCGACCCGGTGGCGCAGAATGCGGCGCTCACCCCCGCGTTCGTGGCGCTCGCCTGCAACGGCCTGCTGGCGCCGCGCAACGGCAACGCGCGCGTTCCCGATCCGGCGGACACGGCGCTCGTACCGGACCTCGCCGCCGCCATGCCGGAGCAGCCGGACGCGACGACGTACCTCTTCCACCTGCGGCCCGAGGCGCGCTGGCAGCAGACGGCGCCCGTGGGCGGCCGGCCGTTCATCGCCACGGACGTGCAGGCGCACTTCAGCCGCGCCCTGGGCGAGCGTTCGGCGCTGAAGCTGGCGCTGGCGCCGCTGGAGCGGGTGGAGGCGGTGGACGATCACACCGTGCGCTTCGTGCTGAAGGCGGCCTACGCGCCGTTCCTGGCGCTGATCGCCGGCGGCCCCGATCGCTTCATTCTGCCGCGCGAGACGGCGCAGGCCGGCACCTCGCGCACCCTGCTGATCGGCACGGGGCCCTTCCTGCTGGCACAGCACACGCCGGGACAGCCGGACATCTTCAGCCGGAATGCGGCGTACTGGAAGCGCGATGCCCGCGGCACGGCGCTGCCCTATCTCGACGGCCTGAGCTGGCTTTCGCTGCCGGACGCCGCCGCCCGCGTGCAGGCGTTGCAGGCGCGGCAGGCGCTCGTCAGCGCCGCACTGGAGCCGGCCGCCTTCGACCAGCTCCGCGCCAGCAACGCCAACGACTTCGACTTTGAGGAGGCGCCGGGCGTCGCCGACGCGCTGTTCATGCGCGTGGACCGGCCACCGTTCAACGACAAGCGCGTGCGCCAGGCGCTCTCGCTGGCGATCGACCGTCCGGCGCTGATCCAGGCGCTGGGCAAGGGCCACGGCGTGACAGACCTGCCGATCCCTGCCCTGCTGCGCCTGCCGCCGCTGCCCGACGGGCCGGGCCAGCCTGGCCGGCTGTTCACACGCGACATCCAGGCGGCGCGGCAACTGCTGGCGGCGGCGGGCGTGCCGAGCGGCCTGCAAACGACGCTCACCTTCACACCGCAGTACGGCGCCACCTTTGTGCAGGAGGCGTCGCTGCTGCGCGGCTACCTGCACGAAATCGGCATCGAGGCGACACCGCACCAGGTCGACTACGCCGCGTATCTCAGCACGGCCTTCGTCGGCAGGTTCGAGGGGCTGGCCCTGGGCCAGCGGCAGCCGCACGCCGACGCCGACCCGTACCTGAGCGACGTCTACGTGCCCGGCGCCATCGGCTATCAGGACGGCTCGAACGACGCCGCGTTGCAGGCCCTGATCGCCAGGCAGCGGGCGGAGCTGGATGGCGCGGCGCGGCTGGCGCTGCTGGGGCAGATCCAGGGTTACCTGGCCGACGCCGCCTACCGTGTCTATCCGCCGGCGATCGGCCACGGCTACGCGCGGGCGAAGGCTATGCGTAACTGGCGCGGCAGCGAATGGCCCGCCGCCGCGCTGGAAGCCGCCTGGCTGCAGGCATAG
- a CDS encoding ABC transporter substrate-binding protein, with translation MEEGGYWQRLAGRRTSRRVALRAGALGGLGMAAAYGLACSSSNNNKAPAKTGGAAPSGNAPAAGTPSGAAAPAGASPAAANAGEGNGKPGGTISFAFNANPPNYDLVQFQSYSISGFISLVYNGLLTFRNGTAQYPDSVDNTVVPDLVTAAPEQPDNKTYIFKLRPDVKWQNVAPMNGRALTADDIKWFYDYATTDPKSLDKADFNVIDKIETPDQQTVKMTLKNPSANFLTLIVGGFNRYIEPREVGEAGNLKTTLIGTGPFMLSSHEQNVRAVFKKNPAYWKKNSFGQQLPFVDEVDWLIIVDTGARLQAVQSRQANISWILIADEYDQLKSSNGSDYNFDDTPGISDYIYMRLDQPPFNDKRVRQAMSMAIDRPALIQAIGKGKGDSDLPIPTYFKDFSLGLDKLGDLAKYYKRDLQAAKQLMAAAGHADGIKTTFNYTAVYGAAFVQAFQLVQSYLKEIGIDATARQVEYAPYLTSVFKGDFDGITYGPRGLFDDPDPFVGYFYTPGSIYYQDHSDDKDLQAMIAKERQELDKQARINIFYDIQKYLSDQMYRVYDVSVDRYWARAKNVMNYRASSWFPYSEFETTWFSK, from the coding sequence ATGGAGGAAGGCGGCTACTGGCAACGACTCGCCGGGCGGCGGACGTCCCGGCGTGTGGCGCTGCGGGCCGGCGCGCTGGGCGGCCTGGGGATGGCCGCGGCCTACGGGCTGGCGTGCAGCAGCAGCAACAATAACAAGGCGCCGGCGAAGACCGGCGGCGCGGCGCCGAGCGGCAACGCGCCAGCCGCGGGCACGCCTTCGGGCGCTGCGGCGCCGGCCGGCGCCTCGCCCGCGGCGGCCAACGCCGGCGAGGGCAACGGCAAGCCCGGCGGCACGATCTCCTTCGCCTTCAACGCCAACCCGCCGAACTATGACCTCGTCCAGTTTCAGTCCTACTCGATCAGCGGCTTCATCAGCCTCGTCTACAACGGCTTGCTGACCTTCCGCAACGGCACGGCGCAGTATCCCGACTCGGTCGATAACACGGTGGTGCCCGATCTCGTCACCGCGGCGCCGGAGCAGCCGGACAACAAGACGTACATCTTCAAGCTGCGGCCCGACGTGAAGTGGCAGAACGTCGCGCCGATGAACGGCCGCGCGCTCACGGCCGACGACATCAAGTGGTTCTACGACTACGCCACGACCGATCCGAAGTCGCTGGACAAGGCCGACTTCAACGTGATCGACAAAATCGAGACGCCGGATCAACAGACGGTCAAGATGACGCTGAAAAATCCGAGCGCCAACTTCCTCACGCTGATCGTCGGCGGCTTCAACCGCTACATCGAGCCCAGAGAGGTCGGCGAGGCGGGAAATCTGAAGACGACGTTGATCGGCACGGGGCCGTTCATGCTCAGCAGCCACGAGCAGAACGTGCGGGCCGTCTTCAAGAAGAACCCCGCCTACTGGAAGAAGAACTCGTTCGGCCAGCAGTTGCCCTTTGTCGACGAAGTGGACTGGCTGATCATCGTCGATACCGGCGCCCGCCTGCAGGCGGTGCAGTCGCGGCAGGCAAACATCTCCTGGATCCTGATCGCCGATGAGTACGACCAACTCAAGAGCAGCAACGGTAGCGACTACAACTTCGACGACACACCCGGCATCTCCGACTACATCTATATGCGGCTCGACCAGCCGCCGTTCAACGACAAGCGCGTGCGCCAGGCGATGTCGATGGCGATCGACCGGCCGGCGCTGATCCAGGCGATCGGCAAAGGCAAGGGCGACTCCGACCTGCCAATCCCGACCTACTTCAAGGACTTTTCGCTTGGGCTGGACAAGCTGGGCGACCTGGCCAAGTATTACAAGCGCGACCTTCAGGCGGCAAAGCAGCTGATGGCGGCGGCTGGTCACGCCGACGGCATCAAGACCACGTTCAACTACACCGCTGTCTACGGCGCCGCCTTCGTGCAGGCGTTCCAGCTCGTGCAAAGCTACTTGAAGGAGATCGGCATCGACGCGACGGCGCGGCAGGTCGAGTACGCGCCGTATTTGACCTCGGTCTTCAAGGGTGACTTCGACGGCATCACCTACGGGCCGCGCGGCCTGTTCGACGACCCTGACCCGTTCGTCGGCTACTTCTACACGCCGGGCTCGATCTACTACCAGGACCACTCGGATGACAAAGATCTGCAGGCGATGATCGCCAAAGAGCGGCAGGAGCTGGACAAGCAGGCGCGGATCAACATCTTCTACGACATCCAGAAGTATCTCTCGGACCAGATGTACCGCGTCTACGACGTCTCGGTGGACCGCTACTGGGCGCGGGCCAAGAACGTGATGAACTACCGCGCCTCGTCCTGGTTCCCGTACTCGGAGTTCGAGACGACCTGGTTCTCCAAGTAG
- a CDS encoding ABC transporter permease — protein sequence MTTTTIAQPPMAPSALTERRNLWRGLWRFTARRPVGAAAGLICILLIFVAIFAHQLAPSAPDALFPTAKLKPPSAAHPFGTDNLFRDMFSRILIGSQISLGVGFASVFVGTLLGTLFGLVGGYARGWADMAINRVIDTVMAFPPLVLAIFFLSIFHATFFTVSMAIGIIIAPVTARIVRGAVLSVVNLQYIEAARALGSSHTRLMFRHVLPNVSAPIIVIASIQIGNAILAEAALSFLSLGIATDAHPSWGKMLQDSRSVWEQAWWTAVIPGVAISIAVLAFNMFGDALRDALDPRLRGS from the coding sequence ATGACGACAACGACGATCGCGCAGCCACCGATGGCGCCGTCGGCGCTGACCGAGCGCCGCAATCTCTGGCGCGGGCTGTGGCGGTTCACGGCGCGGCGGCCGGTGGGCGCCGCCGCCGGCCTGATCTGCATCCTGCTGATCTTCGTCGCCATCTTCGCCCACCAGCTCGCGCCCTCGGCGCCCGACGCGCTCTTTCCCACGGCGAAGCTGAAGCCGCCCTCGGCCGCGCATCCCTTCGGCACCGACAACCTCTTCCGCGACATGTTCAGCCGCATCCTGATCGGCAGCCAGATCTCCCTCGGCGTGGGCTTCGCCTCGGTCTTCGTCGGCACGCTGCTCGGCACCCTCTTCGGGCTGGTCGGCGGCTACGCGCGCGGCTGGGCCGATATGGCGATCAACCGCGTGATCGATACGGTGATGGCCTTCCCGCCGCTGGTGCTGGCGATCTTTTTCCTCAGCATCTTCCACGCGACGTTCTTCACGGTCAGCATGGCGATCGGCATCATCATCGCGCCGGTGACGGCACGCATCGTGCGCGGCGCGGTGCTGAGCGTGGTGAACCTGCAGTACATCGAGGCGGCGCGGGCGCTGGGCAGCTCGCATACGCGCCTCATGTTCCGCCACGTGCTGCCCAACGTCTCCGCGCCGATCATCGTGATCGCCAGCATTCAGATCGGCAACGCCATCCTGGCCGAAGCCGCGCTCAGCTTCCTCAGCCTGGGCATCGCCACCGATGCGCACCCAAGCTGGGGGAAGATGCTGCAGGATTCGCGCTCGGTCTGGGAACAGGCGTGGTGGACGGCGGTGATTCCGGGCGTCGCGATCAGCATCGCGGTGCTCGCCTTCAACATGTTCGGCGACGCGCTGCGCGACGCGCTCGATCCGCGGCTGCGCGGATCGTAA
- a CDS encoding ABC transporter permease — MLDYIVKRFVFTVIGVILTTFIVFGLVRIIPGDAAQVVQGQLQTSPAQLKAVRHELRLDRPWYTEYFRWLGHVATGDLGASFYSKRPVMDTIKQALPVSVELAVLSMLIATLIAVPSGIVSAARQESWLDYALRLFSVAGLAVPSFFIAELFIALPAIWFKWAPPGRGYVPLLRDPWVNFQQFFLPSIALGLAFSASMTRFVRSSMLDVLRQDYIRTAKAKGLRELSVVTRHALRNALIPVVTLFGIQLGLILGGTVIIETIFRFPGLGQYTFNAISQRDYPMLQGIVLVFAVGFLLINLIVDLSYGYLDPRIRYA, encoded by the coding sequence ATGCTCGATTACATCGTCAAGCGCTTCGTCTTCACGGTCATCGGCGTGATCCTGACGACGTTCATCGTCTTCGGGCTGGTGCGCATCATCCCCGGCGACGCGGCGCAGGTCGTGCAGGGCCAGTTACAGACCTCGCCGGCGCAGCTCAAGGCGGTTCGGCATGAGCTGCGCCTGGACCGGCCCTGGTACACGGAGTATTTCCGCTGGCTGGGCCACGTCGCCACCGGGGATCTCGGCGCCTCGTTCTACTCCAAGCGGCCGGTGATGGACACGATCAAGCAGGCGCTGCCGGTCAGCGTGGAGTTGGCCGTGCTCTCGATGCTGATTGCGACGCTGATCGCCGTGCCCTCCGGCATCGTCAGCGCGGCGCGGCAGGAGAGCTGGCTCGACTACGCTCTGCGGCTGTTCTCGGTCGCGGGGCTGGCGGTGCCAAGCTTCTTCATCGCCGAGCTGTTTATCGCGCTGCCGGCGATCTGGTTCAAATGGGCGCCGCCGGGGCGCGGCTACGTGCCGCTGCTGCGTGATCCATGGGTGAACTTCCAGCAGTTCTTCCTGCCGTCGATCGCGCTCGGCCTGGCGTTCTCGGCCAGCATGACGCGCTTCGTGCGTTCCTCGATGCTCGACGTGCTGCGCCAGGACTACATCCGCACGGCGAAGGCGAAGGGACTGCGCGAGCTCTCGGTCGTCACGCGCCATGCGCTGCGCAATGCGCTGATCCCGGTGGTGACGCTGTTCGGCATCCAGCTCGGCCTTATTCTCGGCGGCACGGTGATTATCGAGACGATCTTTCGCTTTCCGGGACTTGGCCAGTACACCTTCAACGCGATCTCGCAGCGCGACTATCCGATGCTGCAGGGGATTGTGCTGGTCTTCGCCGTGGGCTTTCTGCTGATCAACCTGATCGTCGATCTCTCGTACGGCTATCTGGACCCGCGGATCCGCTACGCCTGA
- a CDS encoding LuxR C-terminal-related transcriptional regulator — MAKPERLRHDPIPLRPAAAARHNLPAPATPLLGRAPEVEQAAALLRRPDTRLLTLTGAGGSGKTRVGLAVAEALLPDFPAGAWFVPLAAVADAGFVPAAIAAVLGVREAQGQPLTETIANVLRLRGEPLLLVLDNVEHLLAAAPLVAELLARCPRLTVLATSRAPLRLSGEREVPVPPLALPAESETAVDALAESPAVALFCARAAAVNPAFALDVGNAAAVAAICRRLDGLPLAIELAAARVRVLSPAALLARLQHRLDLLSGGLRDLPARQRTLRDTIAWSHALLSEPERVLFRRLAIFAGGCTLEAAEAVCNPDDELSADTLDLLTALVEHSLLVQRTGADGAPRFGMLETVRAFALAQLAASGEAEDLCGRLMRCLIALAEEASPRIERGARDWLARVVAEHNNIRAMLTWVLEQGQPEDGLRLASALGWYWPYGDHGAEGWRWIERLLPLSGPVEPSRDRARALLVAGWLAHGYQAHRGDTAARRRAGRLLEESIALSRRLGDWRTLGEALRIWGENHGNALAGDRLLEECCSVASEHGDTVMLARALESLGSRALIAGDAAAARRLYQQSLALHRQMHNPPGIANCSFMLGQIAISEREYAEARRLLEEARTLRPATDLFGQGGDAHFLGWAVLAAGDEERAEALFRESGELARRRGGTVAEADPDVPHAMAALDLGDPARAFALLTDALRLAQSEVQTEMVAVCLEAMALVLEQRSWRSEAAHLAGAAAAVWQAGGARRPWYRHLYERRMEAMQAALAEAEPDAYRAGAAMSIDQAADAALRLADQFHRDSAVHLAPAPAYPSGLSAREVDVLRLIAAGRSTREIAETLTIAEGTVERHVTNLYGKIGVRNRAEATSFAHRRGLSDSHTP; from the coding sequence ATGGCCAAGCCCGAGCGTCTTCGCCACGACCCGATCCCGCTGCGGCCGGCCGCGGCGGCGCGGCACAACCTGCCCGCGCCGGCCACACCGCTGCTGGGCCGCGCCCCCGAAGTAGAGCAGGCGGCCGCCCTGCTGCGCCGGCCAGACACGCGGCTGCTGACGCTCACTGGCGCGGGCGGCTCGGGCAAGACGCGCGTCGGCCTCGCCGTGGCGGAGGCGCTGCTGCCGGACTTCCCCGCCGGCGCCTGGTTCGTGCCGCTGGCCGCGGTGGCCGATGCGGGCTTCGTACCGGCGGCGATCGCGGCGGTGCTGGGCGTGCGCGAGGCGCAGGGGCAGCCGCTGACCGAGACCATCGCGAACGTCCTGCGCCTGCGCGGAGAGCCACTGCTGCTCGTGCTGGACAACGTCGAGCACCTGCTCGCCGCCGCGCCGCTGGTGGCCGAGCTGCTGGCGCGTTGTCCGCGGCTGACGGTGCTGGCCACCAGCCGGGCGCCGCTGCGCCTTTCCGGCGAGCGCGAGGTCCCCGTGCCGCCGCTGGCGCTGCCCGCCGAGTCGGAGACGGCGGTCGACGCGCTGGCGGAGTCGCCCGCGGTGGCGCTGTTCTGTGCGCGGGCGGCAGCGGTGAATCCGGCCTTCGCACTCGATGTGGGGAACGCCGCGGCGGTGGCGGCGATCTGCCGGCGGCTGGACGGCCTGCCGCTGGCGATCGAGCTGGCGGCGGCGCGCGTGCGCGTGCTCTCGCCGGCGGCGCTGCTGGCGCGGCTGCAGCACCGCCTCGATCTGCTCAGCGGCGGCCTGCGCGACCTGCCCGCCCGCCAGCGCACCCTGCGCGACACGATCGCCTGGAGCCACGCGCTCCTGAGCGAGCCGGAGCGCGTGCTCTTCCGTCGCCTGGCCATCTTCGCCGGCGGCTGCACGCTGGAAGCGGCCGAAGCCGTCTGCAACCCGGACGATGAACTGAGCGCGGACACGCTCGACCTGCTCACGGCGCTTGTAGAGCACAGCCTGTTGGTGCAACGCACGGGCGCGGACGGTGCGCCGCGCTTCGGCATGCTGGAGACGGTGCGCGCGTTCGCGTTGGCGCAGCTTGCGGCGAGCGGCGAGGCAGAGGATCTGTGCGGTCGTCTCATGCGCTGCTTGATTGCGCTGGCAGAGGAAGCCTCTCCGCGGATCGAGCGCGGCGCTCGCGACTGGCTGGCGCGCGTCGTCGCCGAACACAACAATATTCGGGCGATGCTTACCTGGGTGCTGGAGCAAGGTCAGCCGGAGGACGGACTTCGCCTCGCCTCGGCGCTTGGTTGGTACTGGCCGTACGGCGACCATGGCGCCGAAGGCTGGCGATGGATCGAGCGGCTTCTGCCCTTGTCTGGCCCGGTCGAACCGTCGAGGGATCGAGCACGTGCGCTGCTCGTCGCCGGTTGGTTGGCACATGGCTATCAAGCTCACCGGGGCGACACCGCCGCGCGCCGGCGCGCGGGACGACTTCTTGAGGAGAGCATTGCGCTGTCCAGGAGGCTTGGGGACTGGCGCACACTGGGGGAGGCGTTGCGTATCTGGGGAGAGAACCACGGCAATGCCCTGGCTGGCGACCGTCTGCTCGAGGAGTGCTGTTCTGTGGCTTCGGAGCATGGTGACACGGTGATGCTCGCCAGGGCGCTTGAAAGCCTCGGATCACGTGCGCTGATCGCTGGCGATGCGGCCGCTGCTCGCCGACTCTACCAGCAATCACTTGCGCTTCATCGGCAGATGCACAACCCGCCGGGCATCGCCAATTGCTCGTTCATGCTCGGTCAGATCGCGATTAGCGAGCGAGAGTACGCGGAGGCGCGTCGCCTCCTCGAGGAGGCGCGGACGCTGCGGCCGGCCACGGATCTGTTCGGCCAGGGTGGCGATGCCCACTTCCTCGGCTGGGCAGTTCTTGCCGCGGGGGACGAGGAGCGCGCGGAGGCGCTGTTCCGAGAAAGCGGCGAGTTGGCGCGCAGGCGAGGAGGCACCGTGGCCGAAGCGGACCCGGATGTCCCCCACGCCATGGCCGCGTTAGATCTCGGAGATCCTGCTCGGGCGTTCGCGCTGCTTACCGATGCGCTGCGTCTTGCTCAGAGCGAGGTGCAGACGGAGATGGTCGCCGTCTGTCTGGAAGCGATGGCGCTGGTTCTCGAGCAACGCTCATGGCGGAGCGAAGCCGCCCATCTCGCCGGCGCTGCCGCTGCGGTATGGCAGGCCGGGGGCGCACGCCGGCCCTGGTACAGACACCTGTACGAACGCCGTATGGAAGCGATGCAGGCGGCTCTCGCTGAGGCAGAGCCAGACGCCTACCGCGCGGGCGCGGCGATGTCCATCGATCAGGCCGCTGATGCAGCCTTGAGGCTGGCTGACCAGTTCCATCGCGATTCGGCTGTCCACCTGGCGCCCGCACCAGCCTATCCCAGTGGTCTCAGCGCCCGCGAAGTCGACGTCTTGCGCCTGATCGCGGCCGGCCGCAGCACGCGCGAAATCGCCGAGACGTTGACCATTGCCGAGGGCACGGTTGAGCGGCACGTCACCAACCTCTACGGCAAGATCGGCGTCCGCAACCGCGCCGAGGCCACGAGCTTCGCGCACCGCCGCGGTCTCAGCGATTCGCACACCCCGTAG